A genomic segment from Zonotrichia albicollis isolate bZonAlb1 chromosome 21, bZonAlb1.hap1, whole genome shotgun sequence encodes:
- the ZBTB34 gene encoding zinc finger and BTB domain-containing protein 34 isoform X1: MDDVEICLFNWKSRLLFTSVEMDSSSFIQFDVPEYSNTVLSQLNELRLQGKLCDIIVHIQGQPFRAHKAVLAASSPYFRDHSALSTMSGLSISVIKNPNVFEQLLSFCYTGRMSLQLKDVVSFLTAASFLQMQCVIDKCTQILESIHSKINVGDVDSVTVGAEENSENRNGVKDSSYFANPIEISPPYCSQVRQSTAGSDLRMETTPGKTLRSRLQEEGHSDRGSSGSISEYEIQIEGDHDQGDLIVRESQIAEVKVKMEKSDRPSCSDSSSLGDDGYHTEMVDGEQVVAVNVGSYGSVLQHVYSFTHASSQATGVSETFGSMSNTSPSRSMLSCFRGGRARQKRVPTGHLHSDVQGLVQGADSESMVSNPGYENSPRERNARGHWYPYNERLICIYCGKSFNQKGSLDRHMRLHMGITPFVCKFCGKKYTRKDQLEYHIRGHTDDKPFRCEICGKCFPFQGTLNQHLRKNHPGVTEVRNRVESPDRTEAFGEQKVDNDASASEAMDSSMEIHAMSNTSD; this comes from the coding sequence attacTCTTTACATCTGTAGAAATGGACAGCAGCAGTTTCATTCAGTTTGATGTGCCGGAGTACAGCAACACTGTTCTGAGCCAGTTAAACGAACTCCGCTTGCAAGGGAAACTCTGTGACATAATCGTGCACATCCAGGGTCAGCCGTTCCGTGCCCATAAAGCTGTCTTAGCTGCCAGTTCTCCGTATTTCCGCGACCATTCAGCATTAAGCACCATGAGTGGCCTATCCATATCAGTTATTAAAAACCCCAATGTTTTTGAACAGTTGCTTTCTTTTTGTTACACTGGAAGGATGTCCTTGCAACTGAAGGACGTTGTCAGTTTTCTGACTGCAGCTAGCTTCCTACAGATGCAGTGTGTCATTGACAAGTGCACACAGATACTGGAGAGTATTCATTCAAAGATCAATGTTGGTGATGTTGATTCTGTTACTGTTGGTGCCGAAGAAAATTCAGAGAATCGTAATGGCGTTAAAGACAGCAGCTACTTTGCCAACCCTATTGAGATATCTCCTCCCTATTGCTCTCAGGTGCGACAGTCAACAGCAGGCAGCGACCTTCGGATGGAAACTACTCCAGGCAAAACTCTTCGTAGTCGTCTGCAAGAAGAAGGGCATTCAGACCGAGGCAGCAGCGGGAGTATCTCTGAATATGAGATTCAGATTGAAGGTGATCATGACCAAGGAGACCTGATAGTAAGGGAAAGTCAGATTGCAGAGGTGAAAGTTAAAATGGAAAAGTCTGACAGACCAAGCTGCTCTGATAGCTCTTCCCTTGGTGATGATGGATATCACACTGAAATGGTGGATGGAGAGCAGGTGGTCGCAGTAAACGTTGGTTCCTATGGGTCTGTCTTACAACATGTTTATTCATTTACTCATGCCTCATCACAGGCGACAGGTGTGTCAGAAACCTTTGGAAGCATGAGCAATACAAGTCCTTCAAGGTCAATGCTGAGCTGTTTCAGAGGGGGTCGTGCACGCCAAAAACGAGTACCTACAGGTCACTTGCATAGTGATGTCCAGGGCTTGGtgcaaggggctgacagtgaaTCAATGGTGAGTAATCCAGGATATGAAAATAGTccacgggaaagaaatgcaaGAGGTCATTGGTATCCATACAATGAGAGGCTAATTTGTATTTACTGTGGCAAGTCTTTCAACCAGAAAGGGAGCCTTGATCGACACATGCGATTGCACATGGGAATAACTCCTTTTGTGTGCAAGTTTTGTGGAAAGAAATATACCCGTAAGGACCAACTTGAGTATCATATTCGTGGTCACACAGATGACAAACCCTTTCGCTGTGAGATTTGtggaaaatgttttcctttccagGGTACACTAAACCAGCACTTGCGAAAAAATCACCCGGGGGTTACAGAAGTGAGAAACAGGGTTGAGTCTCCAGACAGAACAGAAGCGTTTGGGGAACAGAAAGTAGATAACGATGCTTCAGCTTCTGAAGCCATGGATTCTAGTATGGAAATTCATGCAATGTCTAACACATCTGATTAA
- the ZBTB34 gene encoding zinc finger and BTB domain-containing protein 34 isoform X2, which translates to MDSSSFIQFDVPEYSNTVLSQLNELRLQGKLCDIIVHIQGQPFRAHKAVLAASSPYFRDHSALSTMSGLSISVIKNPNVFEQLLSFCYTGRMSLQLKDVVSFLTAASFLQMQCVIDKCTQILESIHSKINVGDVDSVTVGAEENSENRNGVKDSSYFANPIEISPPYCSQVRQSTAGSDLRMETTPGKTLRSRLQEEGHSDRGSSGSISEYEIQIEGDHDQGDLIVRESQIAEVKVKMEKSDRPSCSDSSSLGDDGYHTEMVDGEQVVAVNVGSYGSVLQHVYSFTHASSQATGVSETFGSMSNTSPSRSMLSCFRGGRARQKRVPTGHLHSDVQGLVQGADSESMVSNPGYENSPRERNARGHWYPYNERLICIYCGKSFNQKGSLDRHMRLHMGITPFVCKFCGKKYTRKDQLEYHIRGHTDDKPFRCEICGKCFPFQGTLNQHLRKNHPGVTEVRNRVESPDRTEAFGEQKVDNDASASEAMDSSMEIHAMSNTSD; encoded by the coding sequence ATGGACAGCAGCAGTTTCATTCAGTTTGATGTGCCGGAGTACAGCAACACTGTTCTGAGCCAGTTAAACGAACTCCGCTTGCAAGGGAAACTCTGTGACATAATCGTGCACATCCAGGGTCAGCCGTTCCGTGCCCATAAAGCTGTCTTAGCTGCCAGTTCTCCGTATTTCCGCGACCATTCAGCATTAAGCACCATGAGTGGCCTATCCATATCAGTTATTAAAAACCCCAATGTTTTTGAACAGTTGCTTTCTTTTTGTTACACTGGAAGGATGTCCTTGCAACTGAAGGACGTTGTCAGTTTTCTGACTGCAGCTAGCTTCCTACAGATGCAGTGTGTCATTGACAAGTGCACACAGATACTGGAGAGTATTCATTCAAAGATCAATGTTGGTGATGTTGATTCTGTTACTGTTGGTGCCGAAGAAAATTCAGAGAATCGTAATGGCGTTAAAGACAGCAGCTACTTTGCCAACCCTATTGAGATATCTCCTCCCTATTGCTCTCAGGTGCGACAGTCAACAGCAGGCAGCGACCTTCGGATGGAAACTACTCCAGGCAAAACTCTTCGTAGTCGTCTGCAAGAAGAAGGGCATTCAGACCGAGGCAGCAGCGGGAGTATCTCTGAATATGAGATTCAGATTGAAGGTGATCATGACCAAGGAGACCTGATAGTAAGGGAAAGTCAGATTGCAGAGGTGAAAGTTAAAATGGAAAAGTCTGACAGACCAAGCTGCTCTGATAGCTCTTCCCTTGGTGATGATGGATATCACACTGAAATGGTGGATGGAGAGCAGGTGGTCGCAGTAAACGTTGGTTCCTATGGGTCTGTCTTACAACATGTTTATTCATTTACTCATGCCTCATCACAGGCGACAGGTGTGTCAGAAACCTTTGGAAGCATGAGCAATACAAGTCCTTCAAGGTCAATGCTGAGCTGTTTCAGAGGGGGTCGTGCACGCCAAAAACGAGTACCTACAGGTCACTTGCATAGTGATGTCCAGGGCTTGGtgcaaggggctgacagtgaaTCAATGGTGAGTAATCCAGGATATGAAAATAGTccacgggaaagaaatgcaaGAGGTCATTGGTATCCATACAATGAGAGGCTAATTTGTATTTACTGTGGCAAGTCTTTCAACCAGAAAGGGAGCCTTGATCGACACATGCGATTGCACATGGGAATAACTCCTTTTGTGTGCAAGTTTTGTGGAAAGAAATATACCCGTAAGGACCAACTTGAGTATCATATTCGTGGTCACACAGATGACAAACCCTTTCGCTGTGAGATTTGtggaaaatgttttcctttccagGGTACACTAAACCAGCACTTGCGAAAAAATCACCCGGGGGTTACAGAAGTGAGAAACAGGGTTGAGTCTCCAGACAGAACAGAAGCGTTTGGGGAACAGAAAGTAGATAACGATGCTTCAGCTTCTGAAGCCATGGATTCTAGTATGGAAATTCATGCAATGTCTAACACATCTGATTAA